Proteins encoded together in one Stutzerimonas stutzeri window:
- a CDS encoding xanthine dehydrogenase family protein molybdopterin-binding subunit has protein sequence MSQPDTTLQSPSRRTLLKVGSLALGGLVIGFTLPFAGRSFAEQVLNEGPEDQPMSNATALDAFISIDRDGQVTFTVPKIEMGQGAQSGLAVMVAEELEIGLEQITLKEAPPNEQIYNDKLLNFQATGGSTSIRSNWEPLRQAGAAARLLLIQAAAQHWQLGADQLRAENGRVLGPDGQSLGYGELVEDAAKLPVPEDIPLKPADQFRLIGKPTRRLDTPAKVDGTARFTIDLVVPGMKYASIRACPVLGGTLREVDERAARQIPGVIEVVRLDNAVAVIGEHTWAAFAGVRALEIDWALGDNAGIDSAQMEREIREALDKPGAIANEQGDIDAALKDAARTFEAEYEMPFLAHAALEPMTCVAEVRADAVELWVGTQVPVRAQTAAAEAAGRPAEQVIVNNQLIGGAFGRRLEVDFISQAVAIAAQVDYPIKLTWTREEDTTHDMYRPHYIDRFAAALDAEGRLQGWRHTIAGASVLARFAPEAVPENGLDGDAVEVAMHPIYAMPNLRVNYVPVPPRALHQSWWRGVGPLRSTYMLESFIDEVARSAEQDPVDYRMALLGSHPRAQGVLRLAAEKAGWGEPLEAGHGRGVAVQEVFGSFLATVVELQVSEDKGIRLKRLVVAIDCGQVMNPVSVKSQIEGGTLFGLSAALFNEITVREGRVEQTNFHDYRQLRISDAPPVETYIVESREAPGGVGEAGTAMIAPALVNALAAANGTRIRRLPLARAGYYVI, from the coding sequence ATGAGCCAACCCGACACGACCCTGCAGTCCCCTTCGCGCCGCACCTTGCTCAAGGTCGGCAGCCTCGCACTGGGCGGGCTGGTGATTGGTTTTACCCTGCCGTTCGCCGGGCGCAGCTTCGCCGAGCAGGTCCTGAACGAAGGCCCGGAAGACCAGCCGATGTCCAACGCCACGGCGCTGGATGCCTTCATCAGCATCGACCGCGACGGCCAGGTCACCTTCACCGTGCCGAAGATCGAGATGGGCCAGGGCGCGCAGAGCGGCCTGGCGGTGATGGTCGCCGAGGAGCTGGAGATCGGCCTCGAGCAGATCACCCTCAAGGAAGCCCCGCCGAACGAGCAGATCTACAACGACAAGCTGCTGAATTTCCAGGCCACCGGCGGCTCGACCTCGATCCGCAGCAACTGGGAGCCGCTGCGCCAGGCCGGCGCGGCGGCGCGCCTGCTGCTGATTCAGGCCGCGGCCCAGCACTGGCAGCTGGGCGCCGATCAGCTGCGCGCCGAGAACGGCCGCGTACTGGGCCCGGACGGCCAGAGCCTCGGCTATGGCGAGCTGGTCGAGGACGCCGCGAAGTTGCCGGTCCCCGAAGACATTCCGCTCAAGCCGGCCGATCAGTTCAGGCTGATCGGCAAGCCGACCCGGCGCCTGGACACACCGGCCAAGGTCGACGGCACCGCGCGCTTCACCATCGACCTGGTGGTGCCGGGCATGAAGTACGCCTCGATCCGCGCCTGCCCGGTGCTCGGCGGCACCCTGCGCGAGGTCGACGAACGCGCGGCCCGGCAGATCCCGGGGGTGATCGAGGTGGTGCGGCTGGACAATGCCGTGGCGGTCATCGGCGAACACACCTGGGCTGCCTTCGCTGGCGTGCGCGCGCTGGAGATCGACTGGGCGCTGGGCGACAACGCCGGCATCGACTCGGCGCAGATGGAGCGCGAGATCAGAGAGGCGCTGGACAAGCCCGGCGCCATCGCCAACGAGCAGGGCGACATCGATGCAGCACTGAAGGACGCGGCCAGGACCTTCGAAGCCGAATACGAAATGCCCTTCCTCGCCCACGCCGCGCTGGAGCCCATGACCTGCGTCGCCGAGGTGCGCGCAGACGCCGTCGAGCTGTGGGTCGGCACCCAGGTGCCGGTGCGCGCGCAGACGGCCGCCGCCGAGGCCGCCGGGCGCCCGGCCGAGCAGGTGATCGTCAACAACCAGCTCATCGGCGGCGCCTTCGGCCGGCGGCTGGAGGTGGACTTCATCAGCCAGGCGGTGGCGATCGCGGCGCAGGTCGATTATCCGATCAAGCTGACCTGGACCCGCGAGGAAGACACCACCCACGACATGTACCGCCCGCACTACATCGACCGCTTCGCTGCCGCGCTGGATGCCGAAGGTCGCTTGCAGGGCTGGCGCCACACCATCGCTGGCGCCTCGGTGCTGGCCCGTTTCGCGCCCGAGGCGGTGCCGGAGAATGGCCTGGACGGCGATGCGGTGGAAGTCGCCATGCATCCGATCTACGCGATGCCGAACCTGCGGGTGAACTACGTGCCGGTACCACCCCGGGCACTGCACCAGTCCTGGTGGCGCGGCGTCGGCCCGCTGCGCAGTACCTACATGCTGGAAAGCTTCATCGACGAGGTGGCCCGCAGCGCCGAGCAGGACCCGGTCGACTACCGCATGGCCCTGCTCGGCAGCCATCCCCGTGCCCAGGGCGTTCTGCGTCTGGCTGCGGAAAAGGCCGGCTGGGGCGAACCGCTCGAGGCCGGGCACGGTCGCGGCGTGGCCGTGCAGGAGGTCTTTGGCAGCTTTCTCGCCACCGTGGTCGAGCTGCAGGTCAGCGAGGACAAGGGCATCAGGCTCAAGCGACTGGTGGTGGCCATCGACTGCGGGCAGGTGATGAACCCGGTGTCGGTCAAGTCGCAGATCGAGGGCGGCACCCTGTTCGGTCTGTCTGCCGCGCTGTTCAACGAAATCACCGTGCGCGAGGGCCGCGTCGAGCAGACCAACTTCCATGACTACCGGCAGTTGCGCATCAGTGATGCGCCGCCAGTGGAAACCTACATCGTCGAAAGTCGCGAGGCGCCCGGCGGGGTCGGCGAGGCCGGCACGGCGATGATCGCCCCCGCGCTGGTCAACGCCCTGGCGGCGGCCAACGGCACGCGCATCCGCCGCCTGCCGCTGGCGCGCGCCGGCTACTACGTGATCTGA
- a CDS encoding (2Fe-2S)-binding protein has protein sequence MLTLSINGTDLQVDVPEDMPLLWVLRDVLGLTGSKYGCGIAQCGACTVHLDGQAARACVLPVGEVKGRKVVTIERIGNTELGRKVQQAWLEDEVVQCGYCQCGQIMSAVALLEQNPQPDDRAIDQGMAGNLCRCCTYTRIRSAIKRVAQA, from the coding sequence ATGCTGACGCTTTCCATCAACGGCACCGACCTGCAGGTCGACGTGCCCGAAGACATGCCCCTGCTCTGGGTCCTGCGCGACGTGCTAGGGCTCACCGGCAGCAAGTACGGCTGCGGTATCGCCCAGTGCGGCGCCTGCACCGTGCACCTGGACGGCCAGGCGGCGCGCGCCTGCGTCTTGCCGGTCGGCGAGGTGAAGGGCCGCAAGGTGGTGACCATCGAACGCATCGGCAACACGGAGCTCGGCCGCAAGGTGCAACAGGCCTGGCTGGAGGATGAGGTGGTGCAGTGCGGCTACTGCCAGTGCGGGCAGATCATGTCCGCCGTCGCCCTGCTGGAGCAAAACCCGCAGCCCGACGACCGCGCCATCGACCAGGGCATGGCCGGCAACCTCTGCCGCTGCTGCACCTATACCCGCATCCGCAGCGCCATCAAGCGCGTCGCCCAGGCATGA
- a CDS encoding FecR domain-containing protein, with protein MTCLDHYMRAFCTLAAVWLVPAFGSTLPEPVGHVARVEGAAFVSSRGHTNAAKVGQAIIPGVALSTGAEGGLGVIMGDGSVLSFGPDSELTLDDYRFAPASDELRLRATLNRGTLNLIAGDMARLDPQAIAVETPEGRVGVRGGQVLLKVKP; from the coding sequence ATGACCTGTCTGGATCATTACATGCGCGCGTTCTGCACGTTGGCGGCCGTCTGGCTGGTGCCGGCCTTCGGCAGCACCTTGCCCGAGCCCGTCGGCCACGTGGCCCGTGTGGAGGGTGCGGCCTTCGTCAGCAGCCGCGGCCATACCAATGCGGCCAAGGTCGGCCAGGCGATCATCCCGGGCGTTGCCCTGAGCACCGGTGCCGAGGGTGGGCTGGGGGTGATCATGGGCGACGGCAGCGTGTTGTCGTTCGGCCCGGACAGCGAGCTGACGCTGGACGATTACCGCTTCGCACCGGCGAGCGATGAGCTGCGTCTGCGCGCGACGCTCAACCGCGGCACGCTCAACCTGATCGCTGGCGACATGGCTCGGCTCGATCCCCAGGCCATCGCCGTCGAGACCCCGGAGGGCCGGGTCGGAGTGCGTGGCGGGCAGGTGCTGCTGAAGGTGAAACCGTGA
- a CDS encoding OmpA family protein, which yields MSGTLLLAMAALGGCAQHSYVMLADDSGGRGAAVLGDEQRVLDMPGQGMAIAPGGQAFAVSDMQRKADFAKALSAQPALPERFTFHLAPSGELDAGAEQLLDSVLLAARRRDYPVVTVIGHTDTLGHRAANEQVGMRRAQRMAELLRARGLEAMELRVESHGERNLLVATPDATAEPRNRRVEVLVR from the coding sequence ATGAGCGGCACGCTGCTGCTGGCAATGGCCGCGCTGGGCGGCTGCGCGCAGCATTCCTACGTGATGCTGGCGGATGATTCGGGCGGGCGTGGCGCTGCCGTGCTGGGCGACGAACAACGGGTGCTGGACATGCCGGGGCAGGGCATGGCGATTGCTCCTGGCGGGCAGGCCTTTGCGGTGTCGGACATGCAGCGCAAGGCCGATTTCGCCAAGGCGCTTTCGGCGCAGCCTGCATTGCCGGAGCGTTTCACCTTCCATCTGGCGCCTTCCGGCGAATTGGATGCCGGTGCGGAGCAGCTGCTGGACAGCGTGCTGCTTGCCGCGCGCCGCCGGGATTATCCGGTGGTCACCGTGATCGGCCATACCGACACCCTGGGCCACCGTGCCGCCAACGAGCAGGTCGGCATGCGCCGTGCCCAGCGCATGGCCGAGCTGCTGCGCGCCCGGGGGCTGGAGGCGATGGAGCTGCGGGTGGAGTCCCACGGCGAGCGCAACCTGCTGGTGGCGACGCCGGATGCCACCGCCGAACCGCGCAATCGGCGGGTCGAGGTGCTGGTGCGCTGA
- a CDS encoding RidA family protein, with amino-acid sequence MSKTVINTDKAPAAIGTYSQAIKAGNTVYLSGQIPLDPKTMELVEGFEAQAVQVFENLKAVAEAAGGSLKDIAKLNIFLTDLGNFATVNEVMSRYCQQPYPARAAIGVAALPKGAQVEMDAILVID; translated from the coding sequence ATGAGCAAGACCGTGATCAACACCGACAAGGCCCCGGCCGCCATCGGCACCTACTCCCAGGCCATCAAGGCCGGCAACACCGTCTACCTGTCCGGGCAGATCCCGCTGGACCCCAAGACCATGGAGCTGGTGGAAGGCTTCGAGGCGCAGGCCGTGCAGGTGTTCGAGAACCTCAAGGCGGTGGCCGAAGCGGCTGGCGGCTCGCTGAAGGACATTGCCAAGCTCAACATTTTCCTCACCGACCTCGGCAACTTCGCCACCGTCAACGAGGTGATGAGTCGTTACTGCCAGCAGCCTTATCCGGCGCGCGCCGCCATTGGCGTTGCTGCGCTGCCGAAAGGCGCGCAGGTCGAGATGGACGCGATCCTGGTCATCGACTGA
- the spoT gene encoding bifunctional GTP diphosphokinase/guanosine-3',5'-bis pyrophosphate 3'-pyrophosphohydrolase encodes MPAIDALADRLSTYLGPDQVNLVRRAYFYAEQAHDGQRRRSGEAYVTHPLAVANILADMHMDHQSLMAAMLHDVIEDTGIPKEALVAQFGETVAELVDGVSKLTQMNFETKAEAQAENFQKMAMAMARDIRVILVKLADRLHNMRTLEVLAGEKRRRIAKETLEIYAPIANRLGMHTMRVEFEDLGFKAMHPMRSERIRAAVRRARGNRNEIVEKIEQSLIHCLERDGLEGEVLGREKHLYSIYKKMRGKRKAFHEIMDVYAFRIVVDKVDTCYRVLGAVHSLYKPLPGRFKDYIAIPKANGYQSLHTTLFGMHGVPIEIQIRTREMEEMANNGIAAHWLYKSNEDEVPKGTHARARQWVKGVLELQQRAGNSLEFIESVKIDLFPDEVYVFTPKGRIMELPKGSTAVDFAYAVHTDVGNTCIACRVNRRLAPLSQPLESGSTVEIVTAPGARPNPAWLNFVVTGKARTHIRHALKLQRRSESINLGERLLSKALSGFETSLDKISPERIQQVLAEYHMEYVEDLLEDIGLGNRMAYVIARRLIARDDEQAPALEGPLAIRGTEGLVLNYAKCCTPIPGDPIVGHLSAGKGMVVHLETCRNIADVRHNPDKCIQLSWSKDVTGEFNVELRVELEHQRGLIALLAGSVNAADGNIEKIGMDERDGRISVVQLVVSVHDRVHLARVIKKLRTIKGVTRITRVKA; translated from the coding sequence TTGCCAGCCATAGACGCACTCGCGGATCGCCTGTCGACCTATCTCGGCCCGGACCAGGTCAACCTGGTTCGCCGAGCCTATTTCTATGCCGAGCAGGCCCATGACGGGCAGCGCCGGCGCAGCGGTGAAGCCTACGTCACCCATCCCCTCGCGGTAGCCAATATCCTCGCCGACATGCACATGGACCATCAGAGCCTGATGGCCGCGATGCTGCACGACGTCATCGAGGATACCGGCATTCCCAAGGAAGCTCTGGTCGCCCAGTTCGGCGAAACCGTCGCCGAGCTGGTCGATGGGGTCAGCAAGCTGACCCAGATGAACTTCGAGACCAAGGCCGAGGCCCAGGCCGAGAATTTCCAGAAGATGGCCATGGCCATGGCCCGCGACATCCGCGTGATCCTGGTCAAGCTCGCCGACCGCCTGCACAACATGCGCACCCTGGAGGTGCTGGCCGGCGAGAAACGCCGGCGCATCGCCAAGGAAACCCTGGAAATCTACGCACCGATCGCCAATCGCCTCGGTATGCACACGATGCGCGTGGAGTTCGAGGACCTCGGCTTCAAAGCCATGCACCCGATGCGCTCCGAACGTATCCGCGCCGCGGTGCGCCGCGCTCGCGGCAACCGCAACGAGATCGTCGAGAAGATCGAGCAGTCGCTGATTCACTGCCTCGAGCGCGATGGTCTGGAAGGCGAGGTCCTGGGTCGCGAGAAGCACCTGTACAGCATCTACAAGAAGATGCGCGGCAAGCGCAAGGCGTTCCACGAGATCATGGACGTCTATGCCTTCCGTATCGTGGTGGACAAGGTCGATACCTGCTACCGCGTGCTCGGCGCAGTGCACAGCCTGTACAAGCCGCTTCCAGGGCGATTCAAGGACTACATCGCGATCCCCAAGGCCAACGGTTACCAGTCGCTGCACACCACCCTGTTCGGCATGCACGGCGTGCCCATCGAGATCCAGATCCGCACCCGCGAAATGGAAGAGATGGCCAACAACGGCATCGCTGCGCACTGGCTGTACAAGTCCAACGAGGATGAAGTGCCCAAGGGCACCCACGCCCGCGCACGGCAATGGGTCAAGGGTGTGCTGGAGCTGCAGCAGCGCGCCGGCAACTCGCTGGAATTCATCGAGAGCGTCAAGATCGACCTGTTCCCGGACGAGGTCTACGTCTTCACGCCCAAGGGCCGCATCATGGAACTGCCCAAGGGTTCCACCGCGGTCGACTTCGCCTACGCGGTGCACACCGATGTCGGCAACACCTGCATCGCCTGCCGCGTCAACCGTCGCCTGGCGCCGCTGTCGCAACCGCTGGAAAGCGGCTCGACGGTGGAGATCGTCACCGCACCGGGGGCTCGGCCGAACCCGGCGTGGCTGAATTTCGTCGTCACCGGCAAGGCGCGCACACACATTCGCCATGCGCTCAAGCTGCAGCGCCGCTCGGAGTCCATCAATCTCGGCGAGCGGCTGCTGAGCAAGGCCCTCAGCGGTTTCGAGACAAGCCTGGACAAGATCAGCCCCGAGCGCATCCAGCAGGTGCTTGCCGAATACCACATGGAATACGTCGAGGACCTGCTGGAAGACATTGGCCTGGGCAACCGCATGGCCTATGTCATCGCCCGGCGTCTGATTGCCCGGGACGACGAACAGGCACCAGCGCTCGAAGGGCCGCTGGCTATCCGCGGCACCGAAGGGTTGGTACTCAACTACGCCAAGTGCTGCACACCGATCCCCGGCGACCCCATCGTCGGGCACCTGTCGGCCGGCAAGGGCATGGTGGTGCACCTGGAAACCTGCCGGAACATCGCCGACGTCCGCCACAATCCGGACAAGTGCATCCAGCTGTCCTGGTCCAAGGACGTCACCGGCGAGTTCAACGTCGAACTGCGCGTCGAACTGGAGCACCAGCGCGGCCTGATCGCCCTGCTCGCCGGCAGCGTCAATGCCGCCGACGGCAATATCGAGAAGATCGGCATGGACGAGCGCGACGGCCGCATCAGCGTGGTCCAGCTGGTGGTCAGTGTGCATGACCGCGTGCATCTGGCCCGCGTAATCAAGAAGCTGCGCACCATCAAGGGCGTCACCCGCATCACCCGCGTCAAGGCCTGA
- the rpoZ gene encoding DNA-directed RNA polymerase subunit omega: MARVTVEDCLDNVDNRFELVMLATKRARQLATGGKEPKVAWENDKPTVVALREIASGLVDYDVIAQDEIVDDEPLFTQYEEEPNEAI, translated from the coding sequence ATGGCCCGCGTTACCGTTGAAGACTGCCTGGACAACGTTGATAACCGCTTCGAGCTGGTCATGCTTGCCACCAAGCGCGCACGTCAACTGGCGACCGGCGGCAAGGAGCCGAAAGTGGCCTGGGAAAACGACAAGCCGACCGTTGTCGCGCTGCGCGAGATCGCTTCCGGCCTGGTCGACTACGATGTCATTGCTCAGGACGAAATCGTTGACGATGAACCGCTCTTCACCCAGTACGAGGAAGAGCCGAACGAGGCCATCTGA
- the gmk gene encoding guanylate kinase, giving the protein MSATTGTLYIVSAPSGAGKTSLVKALVDAQPQVRVSVSHTTRAMRPGEVDGVNYHFVSRDEFLARLERNEFLEHAEVFGNLYGTSQRWLEQTLAEGYDLILEIDWQGAQQVRRLMPQAQSIFILPPTQEALRQRLNNRGQDSDEIIEKRMREAVSEMSHYVEYDYLVINDDFAHALIDLQSIFRANQLKQQAQQQRHARLLSELLA; this is encoded by the coding sequence ATGTCCGCCACCACCGGTACGCTCTATATCGTTTCCGCGCCTTCCGGGGCCGGCAAGACCAGCCTGGTCAAGGCCCTGGTCGATGCACAGCCGCAGGTGCGGGTGTCGGTCTCCCACACCACCCGCGCCATGCGTCCGGGTGAGGTAGACGGGGTCAACTATCACTTCGTCAGCCGCGACGAATTCCTCGCGCGCCTGGAGCGCAACGAGTTTCTCGAACACGCCGAAGTGTTCGGCAACCTTTACGGCACCTCCCAGCGCTGGCTGGAACAGACGCTGGCCGAGGGCTACGACCTGATCCTCGAGATCGACTGGCAGGGCGCGCAGCAGGTGCGCCGGCTGATGCCCCAGGCGCAATCGATCTTCATCCTGCCGCCGACCCAGGAGGCCCTGCGCCAGCGCCTGAACAACCGCGGCCAGGACAGCGACGAGATCATCGAGAAGCGCATGCGCGAAGCGGTCAGCGAGATGAGCCACTACGTCGAGTACGACTACCTGGTGATCAACGACGACTTCGCCCACGCGCTGATCGATCTGCAGTCGATCTTCCGCGCCAATCAGCTCAAGCAGCAGGCCCAGCAGCAGCGCCATGCGCGCCTGCTCAGCGAGTTGCTGGCCTAA
- a CDS encoding YicC/YloC family endoribonuclease codes for MVHSMTAFARSEQAGAHGTLSWEIRSVNHRYLEPHLRLPEAFRDLEGQVRDALRKGLSRGKVECTLRFAEEGQRGNLQVDQERASQLIAAAESVAALIRQPAAIDPLQVLGWPGVLVGDALDPQALNQSALELFHKALEQLKEGRRREGEELAKLLGERLDSILEEVATLREQVPQMLATQRQKILDRFSEVRAELDPQRLEQEMVLLAQKSDVAEELDRLSTHVSEVRRVLKAGGAAGRRLDFLMQELNREANTLGSKAFDPRSTQAAVNLKVLIEQMREQVQNLE; via the coding sequence ATGGTCCACAGCATGACGGCCTTTGCCCGCAGCGAGCAGGCCGGCGCCCATGGCACCCTCAGTTGGGAAATCCGCTCGGTCAATCATCGCTATCTGGAGCCGCACCTGCGCCTGCCGGAAGCCTTTCGCGACCTCGAAGGCCAGGTGCGCGATGCCCTGCGCAAAGGACTCTCGCGCGGCAAGGTGGAATGCACCCTGCGCTTCGCGGAGGAAGGCCAGCGCGGCAACCTGCAGGTCGACCAGGAGCGCGCCAGCCAGCTGATCGCCGCCGCTGAAAGCGTTGCCGCGCTGATCCGCCAGCCTGCCGCCATCGATCCGCTGCAGGTGCTCGGCTGGCCTGGTGTGCTGGTCGGCGATGCGCTCGATCCGCAAGCGCTCAACCAGAGCGCACTCGAGCTGTTCCACAAGGCGCTGGAGCAGCTCAAGGAAGGTCGCCGCCGCGAGGGCGAGGAGCTGGCCAAGTTACTCGGCGAACGCCTGGACAGCATCCTCGAGGAAGTCGCCACGCTGCGTGAGCAAGTGCCACAGATGCTCGCCACCCAGAGGCAGAAGATTCTCGACCGTTTCAGCGAGGTGCGTGCCGAGCTGGATCCGCAGCGCCTCGAGCAGGAAATGGTTCTGCTGGCGCAGAAGAGCGATGTCGCCGAGGAACTCGATCGCCTGAGCACCCACGTCAGCGAAGTGCGGCGGGTGCTCAAGGCCGGCGGTGCCGCCGGGCGCCGCCTCGACTTCCTCATGCAGGAACTCAACCGCGAGGCCAACACCCTCGGCTCGAAAGCCTTCGACCCGCGCAGCACTCAGGCCGCGGTAAACCTGAAAGTCCTCATCGAGCAGATGCGCGAACAGGTACAGAACCTCGAATAA
- a CDS encoding IS3 family transposase (programmed frameshift) → MTTSKDRHIEVLGQERRRRWSVEEKLTMVRESLEPGHSVSVVARRHGINPNQLFHWRKLYQDGSLSAVSAGEAVVPASELADAMKQIRELQRMLGKKTMEAEVLKEAVEIARSRKLDCALTLVAGGRPVKLVSESLGVSRSQLTARIKQAKEDRGARRRRIPDDTALVERIKASISDLPSYGYRRVWALLRRQAEPVVNVKRVYRVMRDHDLLLEKRRKQPGVARRHEGRVAVSESNTRWCSDGFEFRCDDGAKLRVTFALDCCDREAISWVASPSGYSGDDVRDVMLEAIEKRFEQALPVTQIQWLSDNGSAYTAEQTRAFAREIGLIPLTTPVCSPQSNGMAESFVKTMKRDYIAHMPRPDRQTALRNLAIAFEHYNEEHPHSALKYRSPREFRRLAVTST, encoded by the exons ATGACTACCAGCAAAGACAGACATATCGAAGTACTCGGCCAGGAGCGGCGTCGCCGCTGGAGCGTCGAGGAGAAGCTCACCATGGTGCGCGAGAGCCTTGAGCCCGGGCACAGCGTCTCAGTGGTCGCCCGACGCCACGGCATCAACCCCAACCAGCTGTTTCATTGGCGCAAGCTCTATCAGGATGGCAGCCTGTCGGCAGTGAGCGCCGGAGAGGCCGTAGTTCCGGCTTCGGAGCTGGCCGATGCGATGAAGCAAATCCGCGAACTGCAACGAATGCTGGGCAAGAAGACTATGGAAGCGGAGGTGCTCAAGGAAGCTGTGGAGATCGCCCGTTCGCGAAAAT TGGATTGCGCACTCACCCTTGTTGCCGGGGGACGACCAGTGAAGCTGGTCAGCGAAAGTCTCGGTGTGTCGCGCTCGCAACTGACGGCTCGAATCAAGCAGGCCAAAGAAGACAGAGGAGCCCGTCGTCGGCGTATCCCTGACGATACGGCTCTGGTGGAGCGGATCAAGGCCTCAATCTCCGACTTGCCCAGCTATGGCTACCGCCGGGTCTGGGCGCTTCTACGTAGGCAGGCCGAACCGGTGGTCAATGTGAAACGGGTTTATCGGGTCATGCGCGACCATGACCTGCTGCTGGAGAAACGCCGCAAGCAGCCCGGTGTGGCTCGTCGTCATGAAGGCCGAGTGGCAGTGAGCGAGAGTAATACCCGTTGGTGCTCGGACGGTTTTGAATTTCGTTGTGACGATGGCGCCAAGCTGCGTGTGACCTTTGCCTTGGACTGCTGCGACCGCGAGGCTATCAGCTGGGTAGCCAGCCCGAGTGGCTACAGCGGTGATGACGTCCGTGACGTCATGCTTGAAGCCATCGAGAAACGTTTTGAACAGGCACTGCCTGTCACTCAGATTCAGTGGCTGAGCGATAACGGCTCGGCGTACACCGCCGAACAGACGCGCGCCTTTGCTCGCGAAATCGGCTTGATACCGCTGACCACGCCAGTGTGCAGCCCGCAGAGCAACGGCATGGCCGAGAGCTTTGTGAAGACGATGAAGCGTGATTACATCGCCCATATGCCACGGCCGGATCGCCAGACAGCGCTACGCAACCTGGCGATTGCTTTTGAGCATTACAACGAAGAGCATCCGCACAGCGCACTGAAGTACCGCTCGCCTCGGGAGTTCAGGCGGTTGGCCGTAACATCAACTTAA
- the rph gene encoding ribonuclease PH, protein MKRPSGRAADQLRSIRITRNYTKHAEGSVLVEFGDTKVICTASIETGVPRFLKGQGQGWLTAEYGMLPRATGERNQREAARGKQGGRTLEIQRLIGRSLRAALDMSKLGENTLYIDCDVIQADGGTRTASITGAMVAVIDALKVLKKRGGLKGGDPVKQMIAAVSVGIYQGEPVLDLDYLEDSAAETDLNVVMTDAGGFIEVQGTAEGAPFHADELNAMLALAHDGVRQLFELQRAVLAD, encoded by the coding sequence ATGAAGCGACCCAGTGGCCGTGCCGCCGACCAGCTGCGCTCGATCCGCATCACCCGCAACTACACCAAGCATGCCGAAGGCTCGGTGCTGGTGGAGTTCGGTGATACCAAGGTGATCTGCACAGCCAGCATCGAGACAGGCGTACCGCGCTTCCTCAAGGGGCAGGGCCAGGGCTGGCTGACCGCCGAATACGGCATGCTGCCGCGCGCCACGGGTGAGCGTAACCAGCGCGAAGCGGCGCGGGGCAAGCAGGGCGGACGTACCCTGGAAATCCAGCGTCTGATCGGCCGTTCGCTGCGGGCCGCGCTGGACATGAGCAAGCTCGGCGAGAACACCCTGTACATCGACTGCGACGTGATCCAGGCAGACGGTGGTACGCGCACCGCCTCGATCACCGGCGCCATGGTGGCAGTGATCGACGCCCTCAAGGTGCTGAAGAAGCGCGGCGGTCTGAAGGGCGGCGATCCGGTCAAGCAGATGATTGCCGCCGTATCGGTCGGCATCTATCAGGGCGAGCCGGTGCTCGATCTGGACTATCTGGAAGACTCGGCTGCCGAAACCGATCTGAACGTCGTGATGACCGACGCCGGTGGCTTCATCGAGGTTCAGGGCACGGCCGAGGGCGCGCCGTTCCATGCCGACGAGCTCAACGCCATGCTGGCGCTGGCCCACGATGGTGTGCGTCAGCTGTTCGAACTGCAGCGCGCGGTGCTGGCGGACTGA
- a CDS encoding DUF4870 domain-containing protein, with amino-acid sequence MSDQDLVPLPSREARQWAMFCHYSAFFWFLAPMIGNVLGPLIVWQLKKDMDPFVDQQGKEALNFQLTFSLAMMICGVLAWILIGFPLMVLVSVVALVLVVIAGIRANEGKPYRYPFCWRIVR; translated from the coding sequence ATGAGCGATCAGGATCTCGTGCCGTTGCCCAGCCGCGAAGCGCGTCAGTGGGCGATGTTCTGCCACTACTCGGCGTTCTTCTGGTTCCTGGCGCCGATGATCGGCAACGTGCTCGGCCCGCTGATCGTCTGGCAGTTGAAGAAGGACATGGACCCCTTCGTCGACCAACAGGGCAAGGAGGCGCTGAATTTCCAGCTGACCTTCAGCCTTGCGATGATGATCTGTGGCGTGCTGGCCTGGATCCTCATCGGCTTTCCGCTGATGGTGCTGGTGAGCGTGGTGGCGCTGGTGCTGGTGGTGATCGCCGGCATCCGTGCCAACGAAGGCAAGCCCTATCGCTACCCCTTCTGCTGGCGGATCGTCAGATAG